One genomic region from Pyxicephalus adspersus chromosome 1, UCB_Pads_2.0, whole genome shotgun sequence encodes:
- the SP7 gene encoding transcription factor Sp7, with amino-acid sequence MLTAACNKFGGSSPIRDPPSSAKSGPKKSYSPMNDFSTTKLMGDGYSSTYLGGGNLMTSCGTPPAPSSYGSDYTSFSHSFPSSSGCQEPKSLPTAECVPGVYTSLDVGHPYSSWYKTGIHHPGISGSPPGTGGAWWDMHPNGNWLGNQPQPDGLAASMPPVTSPAGMTNQYTAEYTTLTPATYPSVGYPSISPSSSPSPSAHILNPSQHSLGPDMYKPKLLTASPLLEAPGPLKPQRASYGNTGRPSCDCPNCQELERLGASAAGLKRKPVHSCHIPGCGKVYGKASHLKAHLRWHTGERPFVCNWLFCGKRFTRSDELERHVRTHTREKKFTCPLCAKRFTRSDHLSKHQRSHAEQNGTKEGNVQGDGGGGAVEGPGEEGPVATEGSPVGSSQDRSSNSPGQGGLLEI; translated from the coding sequence AACTGATGGGGGATGGATACTCCTCTACATACTTGGGAGGAGGTAATTTAATGACGTCATGTGGGACACCACCTGCTCCTTCAAGTTATGGCAGTGACTACACCTCCTTTTCCCATTCATTCCCTTCTTCTTCAGGGTGCCAAGAACCCAAAAGTCTTCCAACAGCGGAGTGTGTTCCAGGAGTGTACACCTCTCTAGATGTAGGACATCCCTATAGTTCATGGTACAAAACTGGCATCCATCATCCTGGAATTTCTGGTTCCCCCCCTGGAACAGGAGGGGCTTGGTGGGATATGCATCCAAATGGCAATTGGCTAGGCAACCAGCCACAGCCAGACGGGTTAGCTGCATCTATGCCACCTGTGACAAGCCCAGCAGGTATGACCAACCAGTACACTGCTGAATACACCACATTAACCCCCGCCACTTATCCATCTGTGGGATATCCCTCCATATCACCTTCATCTAGTCCTTCACCATCGGCTCATATTTTAAACCCATCTCAGCATTCACTAGGGCCAGATATGTACAAGCCAAAACTTCTTACTGCTAGTCCATTGCTTGAAGCTCCAGGGCCTCTGAAGCCTCAAAGGGCCTCTTATGGAAATACTGGACGTCCATCATGTGACTGCCCAAATTGCCAGGAACTAGAAAGATTAGGAGCTTCTGCAGCAGGGCTAAAGAGAAAACCTGTACATAGCTGTCATATTCCAGGCTGCGGTAAGGTCTATGGCAAAGCATCCCATCTCAAGGCTCACCTTCGTTGGCATACAGGAGAAAGGCCCTTTGTTTGCAACTGGCTATTCTGTGGTAAGCGCTTCACACGCAGTGATGAGCTTGAGCGTCATGTGCGCACCCACACTCGTGAGAAAAAATTCACTTGTCCACTCTGTGCAAAACGATTTACACGCAGTGACCACCTAAGCAAACACCAACGGAGTCATGCTGAGCAAAATGGAACAAAGGAAGGTAATGTTCAGGGTGATGGTGGTGGAGGAGCTGTAGAAGGACCAGGAGAAGAAGGGCCTGTGGCAACAGAAGGATCACCAGTTGGCTCCAGTCAAGACAGATCATCCAATAGTCCTGGGCAGGGAGGTTTGCTGGAAATATGA